A single Nomia melanderi isolate GNS246 chromosome 13, iyNomMela1, whole genome shotgun sequence DNA region contains:
- the Arr1 gene encoding arrestin 1: MVMNFKVFKKSSPNGKISLYLGKRDYVDYLSGIEPIDGVVLLDQNYIDTGRKVWGQLICSFRYGREEDEVMGLNFQKDLYLVSEQIQPATKKAEDSLTKLQERLLRKLGPNAIPFTFKFPQSAPSSVTLQPGEDETGEPCGVSYIVKFYSGETETDLTHKRSTVTMGIRKIQYAPTKQGRQPCTVVRKDFLLSPGDLELEVTLDKQLYHHGERIAVNVCVRNNSNKVVKKIKALVQQGIDVVIFQNGQFRTVIDAVETQDGCPINPGSNLQKVLYLTPELEKNKNRRGIALDGKLKRDEGELASSTLLLSPDVRDSFGIVVSYAVKVKLYLGALGGELSAELPFILMRPKPVDRIKVVNADNEEVEDITEEKVPLAAN, encoded by the coding sequence ATGGTGATGAATTTCAAGGTGTTCAAGAAGTCCTCGCCAAACGGCAAGATCTCCTTGTACTTGGGCAAGAGAGACTACGTGGATTATCTATCAGGGATCGAGCCAATCGATGGAGTAGTCCTACTGGACCAGAACTACATAGACACCGGAAGGAAGGTATGGGGCCAGTTGATCTGCAGTTTCCGCTACGGCCGCGAGGAGGACGAGGTGATGGGCCTGAACTTCCAAAAAGATCTCTACCTCGTCTCCGAGCAAATTCAACCGGCCACCAAGAAGGCGGAGGATAGCTTAACGAAGCTGCAAGAACGACTGCTGCGGAAGCTAGGACCGAACGCCATCCCGTTCACCTTCAAGTTCCCCCAAAGTGCTCCGTCCAGCGTGACCCTGCAGCCAGGTGAGGACGAGACCGGCGAACCCTGCGGCGTCAGCTATATCGTGAAGTTCTACTCCGGCGAGACGGAAACTGATCTCACTCACAAGAGGAGCACGGTGACAATGGGCATCAGGAAGATACAGTACGCACCCACGAAGCAGGGTCGCCAGCCGTGCACTGTGGTGAGAAAGGATTTTTTATTGAGTCCTGGGGACCTGGAACTGGAGGTTACCTTGGACAAGCAGCTCTACCATCATGGAGAGAGGATAGCGGTGAACGTGTGCGTGCGGAACAACAGCAACAAAGTGGTGAAGAAGATCAAGGCACTGGTGCAGCAGGGCATCGACGTGGTGATCTTCCAGAATGGCCAGTTCAGGACGGTGATCGACGCGGTGGAGACGCAGGACGGCTGCCCGATCAACCCCGGTTCGAACCTGCAGAAGGTGCTCTACCTGACCCCGGAACTGGAGAAGAACAAGAACCGACGCGGCATCGCTTTGGATGGAAAACTGAAGAGGGACGAAGGCGAGCTAGCTTCTAGCACGCTACTGCTGTCCCCGGATGTCCGGGATTCTTTCGGTATCGTGGTCTCGTACGCTGTCAAGGTCAAACTGTATCTGGGTGCCCTGGGTGGAGAACTGTCCGCTGAGCTGCCGTTCATTCTGATGAGACCGAAACCGGTGGACCGGATCAAGGTGGTGAACGCGGACAACGAAGAGGTGGAGGACATCACTGAAGAGAAGGTGCCCCTGGCTGCTAATTAG
- the LOC116431556 gene encoding erythroid differentiation-related factor 1 isoform X2, translating into MSEDTGDKVETVQSMSLVIPPGSPKKPVKSTAVVKYSVVQTPATYAQLQCNTDLNLPPSNWLSSSAESYGLQSVWSQTSGFSSFRMAHMFPDCVGEVDVVSDAENIKKLLKLPYNHGVISMMVHRIENTLLLDDFDIHKYLLRQAESDWEWLKKFFYEHIFQNLGDKDKTLFRKTNNRNTLQQRNLVSKFLYHSIRVGDNKEQSTKPQLPVKTLEPCLPEPSQEEKVPDPNYNHNFARNIVWTFENIQMLIGTDMPIFGGQTHPCISLRLRDMSKPINVLTGIDYWLDNLMCNVPEVVMCYHLDGIVQKYELIKTEDLPNMDHSKFSPKVIRDVAQNILSFLKNNATKAGHTYWLFKGKDDDVVKLYDLTSLCNDVSDEKGQNPFTVPVAMLLYRVARNMKYSSDYHRQQGTIRMLLKNCIQLLTKEKYPQIVTSAHFMLSDLYIPSDTDPASPGLCDQSDEEDTQSESSANHDTEKDDEEVESEEAAIKSLTLANIKEHKDREEPKYKPPPISGIVEERCLAALEHVCQGLECLQYFPTEDSSDEERKKAEKEEKEKKEYEETHLNMAKPLQAIPMPYTSLKDDKKETQSGNGSVTNSPSHKKKLKQKKNKKSEKLVLKEEQNENVAKALLCKVKAETLPTWQAPKKSDNISWNAHLKTLLYEKASLIFAVLAENEYVNKNYGASLRYMLTVLRCQKILELFCGIRNHKSISYLLGRAGDCCFMTVQDWCNIEKHRNDYEMKNETEEKIIEDICKMEDLDTNDTDLLPQRLESLESTLVASYKCYEKALLLEPLEMDRNNLLRRLGNIHNELGVLYMNQAGTRYQQENLNEEMSGADDDVTALLARSLNHLEAGVKAFETVHDEANLALLHSNTGRLMRLCAHMHVKQNTEERNFYNKALASYQKALQVLGTKKTNPVIWDTVTWDLSTTLFTMATLLQDYPISGCKTEEELEREVVDVLQKALKHCDMETSGPRQPVYQFRAATIQHRLASLYHRVYREFEPDTDNAKRKTSLQLCKLYYEKAAKLLLALEQITEFLTVQMERVALAEHQARCATTINGKLKAYQNGLDLILQCKPILDILCERNSSQKQKNESTNGVNQKARKEITEGKGNDDQKLLEDEESLVVLLEQRLQFILRFITKLFVTKNNNSSKKDCEALANLYKQCYSRTLRPVTMSGFTLIEHVAQLLRDLEKMLPSTEC; encoded by the exons atgtcAGAAGACACGGGTGATAAGGTTGAGACA GTGCAGTCTATGTCTTTGGTAATACCTCCTGGTTCGCCTAAGAAACCAGTGAAATCTACAGCAGTTGTAAAATATTCTGTTGTTCAGACTCCAGCAACTTATGCACAATTGCAATGCAACACAGATTTGAACTTACCTCCCAGCAACTGGCTCAGCAGCTCTGCAGAAAGTTATGGCCTGCAGAGTGTGTGGTCCCAAACTTCTGGGTTTTCCAGTTTTCGTATGGCTCACATGTTTCCTGATTGTGTTGGTGAAGTTGATGTTGTGTCTGAcgctgaaaatattaaaaagttactGAAACTACCGTATAACCATGGTGTGATATCAATGATGGTTCACAGAATCGAAAATACTTTGCTGCTTGATGATTttgatattcataaatatttattaagacaAGCAGAGAGTGATTGGGAATGGCTGAAAAAGTTTTTCTATGAGCACATATTCCAGAATCTGGGAGACAAGGACAAGACTCTGTTCCGTAAGACAAATAATAGGAATACCTTACAGCAAAGGAATTTGGTATCCAAGTTCCTGTATCATTCTATAAGAGTAGGAGATAATAAGGAGCAGAGTACAAAGCCACAGTTGCCTGTGAAAACATTAGAACCATGTCTGCCAGAGCCTTCACAAGAGGAGAAAGTGCCAGATCCAAATTACAATCAtaatttcgctagaaatattgtGTGGACTTTTGAGAACATACAAATGCTCATTGGTACCGATATGCCAATATTTGGAGGGCAGACACATCCATGTATAAGTCTACGTTTAAGGGATATGTCTAAGCCTATTAATGTGTTAACTGGTATTGACTATTGGTTAGATAATTTGATGTGCAATGTCCCAGAAGTGGTTATGTGTTATCACTTGGATGGCATAgtacaaaaatatgaattaataaaaacagaGGATTTACCAAATATGGATCATTCTAAATTTAGCCCTAAAGTTATCAGAGACGTAGCACAAAATATTCTGAGTTTCCTAAAAAATAATGCGACAAAGGCTGGCCACACTTATTGGTTGTTTAAAG GCAAGGATGACGATGTTGTAAAGTTGTATGATCTGACATCTTTATGTAATGATGTATCAGATGAAAAGGGCCAGAATCCGTTTACTGTGCCTGTTGCCATGTTATTATACAGAGTAGCtcgtaatatgaaatattcttctgatTATCACAGACAACAGGGCACTATTAGAATGCTTTTGAAGAATTGTATACAATTGTTAACTAAAGAGAAATATCCTCAGATTGTAACATCTGCTCATTTCATGTTGTCCGACCTTTATATACCATCAGATACAGATCCTGCTAGTCCAGGACTTTGTGATCAAAGCGATGAAGAAGATACACAAAGTGAATCAAGCGCGAATCACGATACTGAAAAGGACGACGAAGAAGTAGAAAGTGAAGAAGCTGCAATAAAGTCCTTAACATTAGCCAACA TTAAAGAGCATAAAGATAGAGAAGAACCAAAGTACAAGCCACCACCTATCTCTGGTATAGTGGAGGAAAGATGTTTAGCTGCCTTAGAACATGTCTGCCAAGGACTTGAATGTTTGCAATATTTCCCAACTGAAGATTCTTCTGATGAAGAGCGTAAAAAAGCagagaaggaggagaaggaaaagaaagagtacGAAGAAACTCATTTGAACATGGCCAAACCTCTTCAAGCAATACCTATGCCATACACCTCTTTAAAAGATGACAAGAAGGAAACGCAATCTGGGAACGGTTCTGTCACCAATAGTCCCAgccataaaaagaaattgaaacagaaaaaaaataaaaaatcagaaaaactCGTTTTGAAGGAGGAGCAGAATGAAAATGTAGCAAAGGCATTACTATGTAAAGTTAAAGCTGAAACACTGCCCACTTGGCAAGCACCTAAAAAGAGCGACAATATTAGTTGGAACGCGCACTTGAAGACATTGTTATACGAGAAGGCTTCATTGATCTTTGCCGTGCTCGCTGAGAATGAATACGTCAATAAGAATTACGGGGCTTCATTGAGGTATATGTTAACGGTGTTACGTTGCCAAAAAATTTTGGAGCTCTTTTGTGGAATAAGAAACCACAAGTCGATTAGCTATTTATTGGGTCGTGCGGGTGATTGTTGCTTCATGACTGTGCAAGACTGGTGCAATATAGAGAAGCATAGAAAtgattatgaaatgaaaaacgaAACCGAAGAAAAGATTATCGAAGACATCTGTAAAATGGAAGATTTGGACACGA ATGACACTGACTTACTGCCACAACGTTTAGAGAGTCTAGAATCTACTTTAGTAGCATCTTATAAATGTTACGAAAAAGCCTTATTATTGGAGCCGTTGGAAATGGATAGAAATAATCTTTTAAGGCGATTAGGAAACATTCATAATGAGCTAGGCGTTCTTTATATGAATCAGGCTGGAA CCCGGTATCAGCAAGAAAACTTAAATGAAGAGATGTCAGGAGCTGATGATGATGTAACAGCCTTACTTGCGCGTTCATTGAATCATTTAGAAGCAGGAGTTAAGGCATTTGAAACAGTTCATGACGAGGCGAATTTAGCGCTTCTGCATTCAAATACTGGAAGACTTATGCGCCTTTGCGCTCATATGCATGTTAAACAGAACACTGAAGagcgtaatttttataataaagctTTGGCCAGTTATCAGAAGGCACTACAGGTCCTAGGAACTAAGAAGACCAATCCTGTGATTTGGGATACCGTTACATGGGATCTATCTACCACGTTATTTACCATGGCAACACTGTTGCAAGACTATCCTATATCCGGTTGCAAG ACCGAAGAGGAACTGGAACGAGAAGTGGTAGATGTATTACAAAAGGCGTTGAAACACTGTGACATGGAAACGTCGGGACCACGGCAACCCGTTTACCAATTCCGTGCAGCTACTATTCAACATCGTCTTGCATCTTTGTATCACCGTGTGTATAGAGAGTTTGAACCAGACACAGACAACGCCAAAAGAAAAACAAGCTTGCAGTTGTGCAAGCTGTACTATGAAAAGGCAGCTAAGCTCTTGCTAGCATTAGAACAGATTACAGAGTTCCTAACTGTTCAGATGGAAAGGGTTGCTCTGGCTGAACACCAAGCACGTT GTGCCACAACAATCAATGGAAAATTGAAGGCGTACCAAAATGGTCTTGACCTAATATTACAGTGCAAACCAATTCTGGATATATTGTGCGAGAGAAACAGCTCtcagaaacagaaaaatgagaGCACTAACGGTGTCAATCAGAAGGCTAGGAAAGAAATTACAGAAGGGAAAGGAAATGATGATCAGAAGTTGTTGGAGGATGAAGAGAGTTTGGTAGTGTTGCTTGAACAGAGACTACAGTTTATCCTAAGATTTATAACTAAGTTATTTGTTACAAAAAATAACAACAGCAGTAAGAAGGA CTGTGAGGCATTGGCAAACTTGTATAAACAGTGTTATAGCAGGACACTGAGACCGGTTACAATGTCCGGTTTCACGTTAATCGAGCACGTTGCACAACTTCTACGAGATTTAGAGAAAATGTTACCGTCTACAGAATGTTAA
- the LOC116431556 gene encoding erythroid differentiation-related factor 1 isoform X1, translating to MSEDTGDKVETVQSMSLVIPPGSPKKPVKSTAVVKYSVVQTPATYAQLQCNTDLNLPPSNWLSSSAESYGLQSVWSQTSGFSSFRMAHMFPDCVGEVDVVSDAENIKKLLKLPYNHGVISMMVHRIENTLLLDDFDIHKYLLRQAESDWEWLKKFFYEHIFQNLGDKDKTLFRKTNNRNTLQQRNLVSKFLYHSIRVGDNKEQSTKPQLPVKTLEPCLPEPSQEEKVPDPNYNHNFARNIVWTFENIQMLIGTDMPIFGGQTHPCISLRLRDMSKPINVLTGIDYWLDNLMCNVPEVVMCYHLDGIVQKYELIKTEDLPNMDHSKFSPKVIRDVAQNILSFLKNNATKAGHTYWLFKGKDDDVVKLYDLTSLCNDVSDEKGQNPFTVPVAMLLYRVARNMKYSSDYHRQQGTIRMLLKNCIQLLTKEKYPQIVTSAHFMLSDLYIPSDTDPASPGLCDQSDEEDTQSESSANHDTEKDDEEVESEEAAIKSLTLANIKEHKDREEPKYKPPPISGIVEERCLAALEHVCQGLECLQYFPTEDSSDEERKKAEKEEKEKKEYEETHLNMAKPLQAIPMPYTSLKDDKKETQSGNGSVTNSPSHKKKLKQKKNKKSEKLVLKEEQNENVAKALLCKVKAETLPTWQAPKKSDNISWNAHLKTLLYEKASLIFAVLAENEYVNKNYGASLRYMLTVLRCQKILELFCGIRNHKSISYLLGRAGDCCFMTVQDWCNIEKHRNDYEMKNETEEKIIEDICKMEDLDTSESLSQVHKVLVLGKWLLDTLFLISDDTDLLPQRLESLESTLVASYKCYEKALLLEPLEMDRNNLLRRLGNIHNELGVLYMNQAGTRYQQENLNEEMSGADDDVTALLARSLNHLEAGVKAFETVHDEANLALLHSNTGRLMRLCAHMHVKQNTEERNFYNKALASYQKALQVLGTKKTNPVIWDTVTWDLSTTLFTMATLLQDYPISGCKTEEELEREVVDVLQKALKHCDMETSGPRQPVYQFRAATIQHRLASLYHRVYREFEPDTDNAKRKTSLQLCKLYYEKAAKLLLALEQITEFLTVQMERVALAEHQARCATTINGKLKAYQNGLDLILQCKPILDILCERNSSQKQKNESTNGVNQKARKEITEGKGNDDQKLLEDEESLVVLLEQRLQFILRFITKLFVTKNNNSSKKDCEALANLYKQCYSRTLRPVTMSGFTLIEHVAQLLRDLEKMLPSTEC from the exons atgtcAGAAGACACGGGTGATAAGGTTGAGACA GTGCAGTCTATGTCTTTGGTAATACCTCCTGGTTCGCCTAAGAAACCAGTGAAATCTACAGCAGTTGTAAAATATTCTGTTGTTCAGACTCCAGCAACTTATGCACAATTGCAATGCAACACAGATTTGAACTTACCTCCCAGCAACTGGCTCAGCAGCTCTGCAGAAAGTTATGGCCTGCAGAGTGTGTGGTCCCAAACTTCTGGGTTTTCCAGTTTTCGTATGGCTCACATGTTTCCTGATTGTGTTGGTGAAGTTGATGTTGTGTCTGAcgctgaaaatattaaaaagttactGAAACTACCGTATAACCATGGTGTGATATCAATGATGGTTCACAGAATCGAAAATACTTTGCTGCTTGATGATTttgatattcataaatatttattaagacaAGCAGAGAGTGATTGGGAATGGCTGAAAAAGTTTTTCTATGAGCACATATTCCAGAATCTGGGAGACAAGGACAAGACTCTGTTCCGTAAGACAAATAATAGGAATACCTTACAGCAAAGGAATTTGGTATCCAAGTTCCTGTATCATTCTATAAGAGTAGGAGATAATAAGGAGCAGAGTACAAAGCCACAGTTGCCTGTGAAAACATTAGAACCATGTCTGCCAGAGCCTTCACAAGAGGAGAAAGTGCCAGATCCAAATTACAATCAtaatttcgctagaaatattgtGTGGACTTTTGAGAACATACAAATGCTCATTGGTACCGATATGCCAATATTTGGAGGGCAGACACATCCATGTATAAGTCTACGTTTAAGGGATATGTCTAAGCCTATTAATGTGTTAACTGGTATTGACTATTGGTTAGATAATTTGATGTGCAATGTCCCAGAAGTGGTTATGTGTTATCACTTGGATGGCATAgtacaaaaatatgaattaataaaaacagaGGATTTACCAAATATGGATCATTCTAAATTTAGCCCTAAAGTTATCAGAGACGTAGCACAAAATATTCTGAGTTTCCTAAAAAATAATGCGACAAAGGCTGGCCACACTTATTGGTTGTTTAAAG GCAAGGATGACGATGTTGTAAAGTTGTATGATCTGACATCTTTATGTAATGATGTATCAGATGAAAAGGGCCAGAATCCGTTTACTGTGCCTGTTGCCATGTTATTATACAGAGTAGCtcgtaatatgaaatattcttctgatTATCACAGACAACAGGGCACTATTAGAATGCTTTTGAAGAATTGTATACAATTGTTAACTAAAGAGAAATATCCTCAGATTGTAACATCTGCTCATTTCATGTTGTCCGACCTTTATATACCATCAGATACAGATCCTGCTAGTCCAGGACTTTGTGATCAAAGCGATGAAGAAGATACACAAAGTGAATCAAGCGCGAATCACGATACTGAAAAGGACGACGAAGAAGTAGAAAGTGAAGAAGCTGCAATAAAGTCCTTAACATTAGCCAACA TTAAAGAGCATAAAGATAGAGAAGAACCAAAGTACAAGCCACCACCTATCTCTGGTATAGTGGAGGAAAGATGTTTAGCTGCCTTAGAACATGTCTGCCAAGGACTTGAATGTTTGCAATATTTCCCAACTGAAGATTCTTCTGATGAAGAGCGTAAAAAAGCagagaaggaggagaaggaaaagaaagagtacGAAGAAACTCATTTGAACATGGCCAAACCTCTTCAAGCAATACCTATGCCATACACCTCTTTAAAAGATGACAAGAAGGAAACGCAATCTGGGAACGGTTCTGTCACCAATAGTCCCAgccataaaaagaaattgaaacagaaaaaaaataaaaaatcagaaaaactCGTTTTGAAGGAGGAGCAGAATGAAAATGTAGCAAAGGCATTACTATGTAAAGTTAAAGCTGAAACACTGCCCACTTGGCAAGCACCTAAAAAGAGCGACAATATTAGTTGGAACGCGCACTTGAAGACATTGTTATACGAGAAGGCTTCATTGATCTTTGCCGTGCTCGCTGAGAATGAATACGTCAATAAGAATTACGGGGCTTCATTGAGGTATATGTTAACGGTGTTACGTTGCCAAAAAATTTTGGAGCTCTTTTGTGGAATAAGAAACCACAAGTCGATTAGCTATTTATTGGGTCGTGCGGGTGATTGTTGCTTCATGACTGTGCAAGACTGGTGCAATATAGAGAAGCATAGAAAtgattatgaaatgaaaaacgaAACCGAAGAAAAGATTATCGAAGACATCTGTAAAATGGAAGATTTGGACACGAGTGAGTCTCTATCTCAGGTTCATAAAGTACTCGTTTTGGGAAAATGGTTATTAGACACTCTGTTTCTCATTTCAGATGACACTGACTTACTGCCACAACGTTTAGAGAGTCTAGAATCTACTTTAGTAGCATCTTATAAATGTTACGAAAAAGCCTTATTATTGGAGCCGTTGGAAATGGATAGAAATAATCTTTTAAGGCGATTAGGAAACATTCATAATGAGCTAGGCGTTCTTTATATGAATCAGGCTGGAA CCCGGTATCAGCAAGAAAACTTAAATGAAGAGATGTCAGGAGCTGATGATGATGTAACAGCCTTACTTGCGCGTTCATTGAATCATTTAGAAGCAGGAGTTAAGGCATTTGAAACAGTTCATGACGAGGCGAATTTAGCGCTTCTGCATTCAAATACTGGAAGACTTATGCGCCTTTGCGCTCATATGCATGTTAAACAGAACACTGAAGagcgtaatttttataataaagctTTGGCCAGTTATCAGAAGGCACTACAGGTCCTAGGAACTAAGAAGACCAATCCTGTGATTTGGGATACCGTTACATGGGATCTATCTACCACGTTATTTACCATGGCAACACTGTTGCAAGACTATCCTATATCCGGTTGCAAG ACCGAAGAGGAACTGGAACGAGAAGTGGTAGATGTATTACAAAAGGCGTTGAAACACTGTGACATGGAAACGTCGGGACCACGGCAACCCGTTTACCAATTCCGTGCAGCTACTATTCAACATCGTCTTGCATCTTTGTATCACCGTGTGTATAGAGAGTTTGAACCAGACACAGACAACGCCAAAAGAAAAACAAGCTTGCAGTTGTGCAAGCTGTACTATGAAAAGGCAGCTAAGCTCTTGCTAGCATTAGAACAGATTACAGAGTTCCTAACTGTTCAGATGGAAAGGGTTGCTCTGGCTGAACACCAAGCACGTT GTGCCACAACAATCAATGGAAAATTGAAGGCGTACCAAAATGGTCTTGACCTAATATTACAGTGCAAACCAATTCTGGATATATTGTGCGAGAGAAACAGCTCtcagaaacagaaaaatgagaGCACTAACGGTGTCAATCAGAAGGCTAGGAAAGAAATTACAGAAGGGAAAGGAAATGATGATCAGAAGTTGTTGGAGGATGAAGAGAGTTTGGTAGTGTTGCTTGAACAGAGACTACAGTTTATCCTAAGATTTATAACTAAGTTATTTGTTACAAAAAATAACAACAGCAGTAAGAAGGA CTGTGAGGCATTGGCAAACTTGTATAAACAGTGTTATAGCAGGACACTGAGACCGGTTACAATGTCCGGTTTCACGTTAATCGAGCACGTTGCACAACTTCTACGAGATTTAGAGAAAATGTTACCGTCTACAGAATGTTAA